The window CCAGCCAGATGCGGCCAACCCCAGGGCCATAGCTTTTCCGGTCtttgaaggagggagagagggacttCCCACAGCCCAGTTGCTTGCATACCACCTGGTCCTCCTTTTCTCCCCAATTATCATCACAGACAGAGCCCCATACGCCCTTGTGCAGCACCTCCAGTCGCCCAGAGCAGAGCTTGTCTCCTCCTACTAGTCTCAAGTCAAAGGGATCTGCAGGATGGGGGAGGAAGTCAGGGGTTGGAgacaggaagggaaaggagaaaaaataagatcacttatttttaaaattttttcattttgtattttttgtatgttttttttgagacatcatctcactctgttgcccaggctggagtgcagtggtgtaatcaccactcactgcagcctcaaccttgaGGGccctagtgatcctcccacctcagcctcctgagtagctgggactacaggtgcatgccacaaagCTCagctttagttatttatttatttttttttaggagacagggttctccgtatgttgctcaggctagtctcaaactcttgggctcaagtgctcctcccaccttggcttcccaaagcgctggtgttataggcatgagtcactgcacctggccaagaagatCATCTACATCTTTACCAAGCCCCATCAGCACATTTGAAACTCTCCACATGTATTTCTGTGATTAGAGCTCCTTCTGTATCTCTCCATCAAGTTCTAACTGCTGTTGTCCAGGTCGATTTCCCTCACAAGGATCTTTTCACTTCCCCATCTATTTTATAAatctaatatttataaatgacattctaagaagttttaaaaattgaagaactTAACAGATGTATAGAAAGATGTACCTTGTTCTTATAATATAGAATTCAAAACAATAAGAGTTCATATTAATATAGTGCTTAATATTTAAAGCATTTTCAGATACAAAGTTgggtattattatctccatttcaaaaacaaaggaaTTAATTATCTGCCCAGTTAAATAAGTTTGCAATGGTCCTTTGGTGCGTTAGTAGCTCTTTGTAAATACTGTTTGAATGAGATTCCACATAATTAAATCCGTGAATAAACCTAGTCTCTGGACGCACAGGCATTACCTTCACATTCGACCCATGTGTCTTCATCATGGTTGCAAGTGTTCTTCCCCCAAGGCCCAGAAGGGCAATCCTGAAGGGTTGCTTCCCGTCCTGAGCATGACATCTGGCTCAGCCAGATGGGTTTTTGGCCATATCCATGCTTGTTGCAGCGTTTTTGAGTCAGTACAGCCCTCCCACATCCCAGCTGCCGGCACACCACTTTTGCGGCCCGGAGCCTCCAGCCTGTCTGGCACACGATATACCACTGGTTCTGGTGCTTCACTTCCACGCGTCCCTTGCAATGCCCAGGGCCATCAGCCAGCCTGATGCCCTCTGGGACTGGGGAGAAAGAGCTCTCTGGGtctgagggaaagaaagagagtatGTCTGTTCCCTGCCAGAACATGGTCTTCTCAGTAAAGGCGGCCCAATGGACACATCTCTCAGTTCTTGGTGTTCGGTAGAAGGTATGATAAAGTGCTTAACACTGCCTTATAGATGCctgctgaaagaatgaatgagggaatcagtgaagaaaatataatttccaaATTCAAAGCTGAATCATTATCATTTctgtagcattttaatttttcaaattgttttcacGTTCAACTtgtcatttgatcctcacaagaGATCTtgtatagacttttaaaaataaatacaataacatACAAGATATATCCAACACCAAATGCTTTTTGGTTCATTGTTGGCATTATGAACTAAATATCTCAGATTAGTGCTCCCAACCCTCAATCTTTCTAAAAAATAGGACTGAGTCTTCAATGTCAAGGCAAAAGGTGACTGTTTCCCTAGAAACAAATTCTGTGGAGAGACAAAGAGGAGCCATGGACTAGCTCCTCAGTCACATCGCTGTCTAATGAACAAAAGAGAAGAGACTACTCATACATAGAAAGCAAGTATATGGAGGGAAGTAAAGGAACACAGATCTGTTTGTCTATGTATCTTTCTATCATCTATCCACCTGTCTATTAgattgtgttagtttcctatgAGTATCTCCTGTCTACCTGACTAGAAGATAAACTCCTGGAAAactgaaacaattttttaaaaagcatacattATACTTTGTGAGCTCATTTATTCCCCCATAACTCCAGGCCCGGCTCCAGTTACAGTATactctattcaacaaatgtttagtgGTATGCATGTTGGCACGTGTGTAAATAGGAGAAACAAGTTCTCATATAGATTGAAACTAAGATAAAAGCATTTGCTCAACCAAGTAGGAATTGTAGTTCTAGGTGAGGATATTGTTTATCTCCAGCACTGACAATTAGGAAAGTATGAGATGTGGGGGGTGAGGGGCCAATTAGCCATTATATGAAAGTCTGTGGTGGGGAATGAAGACCAACAAGAGTGGCCATGAGGGGTATGGCAGCTGGCAAGTGGTCTGGGACCCCTGCCATACTCACTCTCACATGATGCCCCAGCATCTTCATCATGTGAACAATCATAAACTTCTTCTTGCTCACATTGAGCCAATGTATCTTCTGTTCCTGTGCAATTGACTGATTGGATGAGGACCTTTTGCTCTTTTTCTGCTGGTGGCTCATACAAAATACCACTGGGGGTTCCGTAGGCAGCTCCACAGCCCAGCTCCCAGCACACCACAGCCACGTCCTTAATGTCCCACTCGTCATCACACACGGTGCCCCACTGGCCTTTCTGTTCCACCTCCACCCGCCCTTCACAGCGGTGGGGGCCCCCCACCAGCCGCACTCCAGATGGAGACTCTGCAAAGAGACAGGTTGTTAGCTAGAGGCCTGAGAGGAGCTCAGAGGGTCCTTAGGCATGTACTCAGTCAATTTGGGACTCTTCCACCATTCAAATGGTGTAGAGTGTTGGGGAACTAGAAATGAGGGatcagaagaaagaggaaggaagaggagcttCAGAACTCCGTCTCTGAGTTCTGGTTCTGCTACAGCCTTAATGGTATCTTGCCAAGAAATTCTACTTCAAGATACCTGGACATGACTGCTGGCATTTTCAGATTGAAGATTAAGGAAAAGAGGTTGGTTGAAGATCCAGCAGAGTTTTAGATTCTCTGGTGGTCAGAATCAGAAGGCCCTAAAGAGATCATAAAATCCACCCCattatttcatagatgaggaaaatcaTCCTCATGAAAATTGTGGTTCTATGGCTACATTGTCCAAAAGTGGAAGCCCCAGGCCAGAACAGAGGTGTAAAGAGAGTATCTGttgcatttttcttcttcatgactctgtctctctccatggcAGCCGGATTGAGGCAGAGTGTGTACAATTTGGGCTGAACAGCCTATCTCTCACTCTCAGTGGCCAATCCATGCCCATACTTGCTGCTTCCTATGAAATTGTTCTTTGTTTGAGCGCCCACCTCAGGAGAAATACAGAGCACTGGGAAAGGGAAGAGTCAGAGTCTCAGAGCCCCAAGAGTCTGGTCTAATTCCAGGGACTAGAAGCATAAGAGAGGATCCATGGAGTCTCCAGATAACTTGTGAGAAATCTAGGACTTGGTTCAGTTTCATGACTAGAACTCTGGAAGTACAAAAGCTAACAGAGgtggggtgcaatggctcatgcctgtaatcctagcactttgggagctgaggcaaatggatttcttgaggtcagtttaagaccagcctggacaacatggtgaaaccgtgtctctactaaaaaaaataaataaatgaatacaaatattagccagaaatcgcttgaactcaggatttggaggttgtagtgagctgagatcacgccattgcactccagcctgggcaacagagcaagactccatctcgaaaaaagagaaaaaaagaaaagactaacaGAAATTTTCTTCCTTACACCAAGACATGCAAGGAGAGTAGAGATGGCTGTGTAGGGAGGCCAGGGAAGAGCCTATCAGACAGCAAGCATTTGTTAGGTGCGTActacatttctgttttgtttgtttgtttgtttgttagttagttagttagtgaTCTCAGAGAACAGTGATGAACAAGGGACATAGCATTgctgccctcaagaagcttataTTAAGCTTGGCAATCCTACCAAGCCTCCTGCAGCCTCAGAACAATAGAGCAGAGTCTGAATTTGCCATGATTACATGGAGAGAGACGGTTAGCTGAGAGAGTTCTGGTGCACCAGGTGAGACCACATTTGGACTGGAAGTCTATGGCCTATTGGAAGATGAACAGCTTAGTAGGGGCCAACATGGGCCACATGGGATGACCCAGATTGCATGCATGGATGGAACATGACTGCTGAGGACCAGATTTCCCATAGACTGCCTTGTCACAACTGCACACAAAGTCCTCAGAGTTTAGAATCAGTCCAAGAGAAGTAGTTCAGTGAGAAAACTctaatctggctaatttttctttttctttttcttttttttttttttgagacggagtctcactctgtcgcccaggctggagtgcagtgatgcgatctcggctcactgcaagctcagcctcctgggttcacaccattctcctgcctcagcctcccaagtagctgagattacaggcgccagccaccacgcctggccaatttttttgtatttttagtagagacggggtttcactgtgttagccaggatggtaccaatctcctgacctcgtgatccacccacctgggcctcccaaagtgctgggattacaggtgtgagccactgcgcccggcctaatctggctaattttaaactGCATCAGGAAGCTTGTGTTTAGTTAAtgcatttgttgttttgtttctttcctttgcttaaatttttttcagaaaaaaatataaaaatggaggCTAGAGATAGCAATTAAAAGTTAACCATAAAAAATAAGGCTTTTATATAAACCATAAAAAACTAAGACAAGTTTTTCATTTTCACACAACTGAGTTTAAGGCTTATAGATCtaggtaaaaatataatttaagagCAGTTATCCAGAAATGTTTTTATCTTCATGAGTAGCATGAACCATAAATAATTTGGGGGTCATTGTATCTGACATTAGAGTTTGGATTGGCATTATTGTGTACTCCAGGAAATACTAGCTATCAGGATTAACAggatattttctttccttgctgATTGCAAAATTCTCAATTTTTCATCGATTTTCATTTTATATGGGGTAGAAGACTAAAATAGccatgagaaagaagaaataaataaaaaacaaaaaataagtaaacaagaaattcagggaaagaagaaacaaataaaaaaacaaatttttttttttaaaaaacaagaaattcaGCTTGAGGAAACAGAAGGGCTGAGAAAAGAATAATCTGAATATCAAGATGAGAACCCAGGAAGGTTGCATCTATCAGGGTATAGGATTCTCCACACCAATAGCAATGTTTCTGGCTGCCCCTCTGTGGTAAAGTCTCTATGATCAAACAGAAGGGGAGACCGGAGGGCTAATATACAAGAAACTGATAATCCACAACCTATAGCCTCCTTCTTCTATAAACTCATTCTCTCTGTGCACCCTTTCCTTGGGTTTATAATTTGTGCATTACCCAAAGACTCCCCAAGCAGGAAATCCAGCCTATACTCTGCTGGTCAAGCTATGTGCTGCAAGCAACAATGCATTTCTAATTCAAACAAAGATACCATTATCTTGGCAGGGGGACCTGGATATGCTGGAAACCAACAGGAAGAAACTAAAAGGAAGCTCATTTTTCAGGTATGCCCATAAGGCAGAGAAGTGCATTCTAGACCTGAAATGAACCTAGCTCTTACTTGGATGCTGGACAAGTGGCCACAGAAACCAAGTGGGGAGAGGTGCCCCCTGCCAGGATAAACCACCCAAACCCTTCTAAATTCTGGAGGTGGAAATCTGCCCACACAAGACTGAGTGGGTGAGGTAGGAAGCCAGAAAGGAAGTCTGCTGGGCCTGTTTTGAACCAGTCTTTCTCTGTGGCTGAAGAAGCTTCAAAATTTCCCCTCTCCTGAGCTTGAGGCCTCCCTCTCAGAAACCCCCAAAAATCTTACCTAGGAATCCAGGTCTGGTGCAAATggctggggaagaaagaaggaaatgagtgAGGTCAATTTCCAAGGCTTTATTCAAAGAACATGACTCTAGAAGGCCTTCACAGAACTGTGTGAGACAAGAGTGGTAGATGCAGAGCCTCCACTGTCAGTCCTGTTGGGACCTTCTTCTTCTGGGATGACCATCCTCCAAGGACAGAGGGACACTGGCTAGGAATCACAGAGATCAATTCTACCACAGCTAACTGGTTCAGCCTGCTTTCTTCACATGTGATGGTGGATAAATTGGTTTTCTATTCTAGTCAATTAGATTGATTGGTTATTACTGCCTGAAGTAAAAGTGTGGTGATACAGCCTCTTGGCTCAACAGGAAAGAGTGCTGGAGGCCACTGGGAAGATGCAATGGCCAGTGGAGGTAAAGATGCCATGGTGGGCAGTGCAGAAATTAGGGCAAAGGGGCAGGATATGCCTGTGTTCATTGGCACAGCATTTAGACCAGGTAAGCAAACTCTTACTGTAAAAGTCCAGACagtaatattttcagttttgtgggCCATACAGTGTCTGTTGCAAccactcagctctgccactgtagCCTGAGAACAGCCACATATATGTATGCAAATGAGGACAGCTCTGTTCCATTAAACCTTTATTTATTAgacactgaaatttaaattttttgtcattttcatgtgtcataaaatagtatttttcgtttgtttttttcctaccatttaaaaatataaacctcaTTATCAGCTTGCAGGCTGTTTTAGCTGATTTAGATGAATAGCTCAGGAAGTAGCTCTCTATGTAGTTCCAAACCTCCAGATTCCAGCACCAGCCTATCTTTAAAACATGCGGGTTTCTTCCTACAGGATCTCTGTATATTTGGACTCCTTTCTCCATAAGGTCCCTCCTAATGCTGTAGAGAGTCCTGGGCCCTGTAAACTCCAGGAGTCCCTGAGGCCTgtgcattttcaactgcaaaacaCCCACCACCCCCATCTTATAGGATTTTTCAGAAGGAGCAAATATCTTTGGACCTCCAGCCTACAGTTTTTCAGGCAGATTCAAGTAGTTCAGTGGTTTATCctggaatattttcttttcttggtttccAAATAACTTTTCATTACTCTCATTCCCTTAATCTTCAGAATGTGGCCACTCTCAGGCTCAATGAGGCCTTTTCTGCAACTGTGCAAAACTCAAGGTTATATTATACATATGGGAATCATTGCATAACCCCCAACCCAACATGTGTACATGTGAAGGAAAGTGAGCATGGCAAGCCTGATATGCAGGTGCAAACGTGATATAGCCAGTAAGTGACTTGGAAGCTCTGCAGTAGGGTGGGTAACTGCAGAAAGCACAGGCCAGAAAGGCTTCATGAAGCAGGTGGAAGTGCAGATGAGCCTGGGAGACCCTCATATCCATGAGGGGCAAGACTAGCTGTTGAATGATGTGGGGGATGCATGGATGTTTAAGATGTGGTCAGTACCTTACATTGGACATGAAAGTGTCCAGTTGAGAGGCTTGTGTGGGCTTTGGTGATGCACTAGATCATCAAGACATAAAAGTGGATGTGATTGATTAGCATAGGGATTTACCAGGCATTGTACGATGCTTTATATTAGTtatcttataaaaaaaaatactcctgagggtggagccaagatggctgaatagaaacagctccagtctacagctcccagcatgagcgacgcagaagatgggtgatttctgcatttccatctgaggtaccgggttcatctcactagggagtgccagatggtgggtgcaggagagtgggtgcagcgcacAGTATGCGAGCTGAAGCAGCGTGAGGCATTGCCTcccttgggaagcacaaggggtcagggagttccctttcctagtcaaagaaaggggtgacagatgacacctggaaaatcgggtcactcccaccctaatactgcgcttttccaacgggcttaaaaaacggcacactaggagattatatcccgcacctggctcagagggtcctacgcatatctacaactatctgatctttgacaaacctgacaaaaacaagcaatggggaaaggattccctatttaataaatggtgctgggaaaactgcctagccatatgtagaaagctgaaatgggatcccttccctacaccttatacaaaaattaattcaagatggattaaagacttacatgttagacctaaaaccataaaaaccctagaagaaaacctaggcaataccattcaggacataggcgtgggcaaggacttcatgtctaaaacaccaaaagcaatggcaacaaaagccaaaattgacaaatgggatctaattaaactaaagagcttctgcacagcaaaagaaaccaccatcagagtgaacaggcaacctacaaaatgggagaaaattttcaaaacctactcatctgacaaagggctaatatccagaatctacaatgaactcaaacaaatttgcaagaaaaaaacaaccccatcaaaaagtgggcaaaggatatgaacagacacttctcaaaagaagacatttatgcagctaaaaaacacatgaaaaaatgctcatcatcactggccatcagagaaatgcaaatcaaaaccacaatgagataccatctcacaccagttaaaatggtgatcattaaaaagtcaggaaacaacaggtgctggaggggatgtggagaaataggaacacttttacactgttgctgggactgtaaactagttcgatcattgtggaagtcagtgtggcgattcctcagggatctagaactataaataccatttgacccagccatcacattactgggtatatgcccaaaggattataaatcatgctgctataaagacacatgcacacatatgtttattgtggcactactcacaatagcaaagacttggaacccaacccaaatgtccaacaatgatagactggattaagaaaatgtggcacacatatacaccatggaatactatgcagccataaaaaatgatgagttcgtgtcctttgtagggacatggatgaaactggaaaacatcattctcagtaaactatcgcaaggacaaaaaaccaaacaccgcatgttctcactcataggtgggaattgaacaatgagaactcatggacacaggaaggggaacatcacgctccggggactgttgtggggtggggggaggggggagggacagcattaggagatacacctaatgctaaatgacgagttaatgggtgcaggaaatcaacatggcacatggatacatatgtaacaaacctgcacattgtgcacatgtaccctaaaaccctaaagtataataaaaaaaaaaaaaaaaagaaaaaaaaaaagaaaatgtggcacatatacaccatggaatactatgcagccataaaaaatgaagagttcatgtcctttgtagggacatggatgaagctggaaaccatcattctcagcaaactatcgcaaggacaaaaaaccaaacaatgcacgttctcactcataggtgggaattgaacaatgagaacgcatggacacaggaaggggaacatcacacttcggggactgttgtggggtggggggaggggggaggtatagcattatgagatatacctaatgctagatggcgagttggtgggtgcagcacaccaacatagcacatgtatacatatgtaacaagcctgcacgttgtgcacatgtaccctaaaacttaaagtataataataataaaatttaaaaaaatactcctAAAAACCTCTGAGGAACATAATATTATCCTCACTTCATAGATGAGAGAGCAAGAGTTCAGAGAGGTATGGTAACCTACGAATTCACACCGCTAAGAAATCAAAATGGCAGGATTGAAATCCAGGTCTCCTTGGCTCCACAATCACCAGATTAACTAGattaatctctagattactctAAGCAATgagaaactgaagaaaattagaaaaacattatATGAAACACTTTTCAGAGGAAACCAGACAATATGATCAATGAAAGGTGATTTTCTTGCAGTTCTGCTTCCTTTCCTGGCTCTACTTGCTGCTACCCGGTGCCCATTCATTTGTCTTCTTACCAATAGTACATTTAGGAACACTTATGTAAAAAGAGAAATGGGATAAACTATCATGACTCTGTCAttacaaatataagaaaatagaaaaaaaatctgttaaagtGACTTACAAATGTGTATGGATTAAGTGGCTTTTTAAGGATTAGAATAGTTACCAAATAGAAAGGAGGAAGAAGCTCATCCTTGAAAAACATCTAAATCTATTCCAGGTTGGCAGGGAGAAAGTTCTCCTAATCAAAGTTCCAGAAAACTCTGAAGCCTAAACCAACAGGTGCAGAGATACTCACCAAGGATCAAGGAGAATAGCAGAGCCATGACCAAGGCAGCTGAAGATGATGAGCTGAAATTTAAGGCTAGAAGTAGGTCCCTAAGCAGCAATATTTAGTTTTAGCTGCAAGTATGTTAAGAGGAGGGACAAAGACAGGTCCTGAGTGCAGTCAAAGCATCATCAGATGATCAGAAACCAATAGACTCGGTGGGGCAGAGCTGACAGAGCTGGACTTGCTGAAATCAGCATGTTCCAGAGGAAAGGAGGTGGCCAGAACTGGcagaaaaatgctgaaaacaaaacagaaacaggcTATCATGACTTGGTTCTGCTGTAAGTCCAGCTCCATCTGTCTCTGCTACAGCCCCTTTGCTATGTAAACAGAGGAAACACCTCCCACAAGGAAAGGCAGGTGCCAAAAATATGGCCATCTCTCAGTAGAAGACAAGGCAGTACTTAGTCTCCAAGGATGGTTTGCAAGGGAAGTAAGCCAATTTTGATTCCTTTTCCCCAGAGGGAAGTGCCCAGAAAATCTGGAAGCCAGAGGCCATAGGATAAATGCAGAGTTGCCCTTGGAGGCATATCCCATAAACCATAATCCAGGATCATGGTGCCAATCTCCACATATAGGCCTGGCTTTATTGTCTTCAAACCTGCTTTCTCAGTGCTAAGCAGAGGGTCCAATATacagatttgttatttttctgtgctTGTGCTGGTGTATGCCCATCTTTGGAAGCTGGATGGAAACAGATCCTTGAGGTGAGGGGCATCATAATAATTGAACTCAAGTTGTCTGTAGGTCTAAGACATGATGGACAGAGATGAAGCAGTAAGACCCTCTCAGGCCCCTCTGCTTTGCTGTATTCATGAGCTATTCTACTCCAGATTGATCAAGCAATCAATTTTGTATGCTGACATAATCCCTGCATTCCAAGCAGGGTAATTGTTGCTCTACAGTGATAATTTTTGCTTCTTTATAATATTCAGGTGACTGAGCAGAAAGCTTGGTTCATTGTAGGCATTCATTTTTAATCCtgcatttcttcatttacttAATATTGTATTCAATGAAAAGTTTTTAGCACTCATGAATGTCAGGCAATGTGATGGGTGGAGGCAGTACATGAAGGAACACGTGATAGTTTTGCACTATAAAAGTATACGGTCTAGTAATTGCAATAACATGTGGAAACCGCTGTTAAGAGAGAAAAGTATAAGAAACTTtggaggccaggcaaggtggctcatatctgtaatcccagcactttaggaggccgaagtgggaggattgcttgagcccaggagtttgaggctgcagtaagctgtgatcaggccactgcacctcagcctgagtgacagagtgagatcccatctgtaaaataaaaaaaagaaatgaaactttgGAGGATATGGTTACTATGTTTGGAGCTAATCAGAGAAGACTTCACAGCAATGATGATACTTGAGCAGGGGTTTAGAATGAGTTAAGTGGAGAATCAGAATAGGAAAAGATTTTGCTATGCATATGCAGACAAGTGAAACAGTATTACTTATTTAAGGCACCACAGGTAGTTTGGAATGACTGGATTACAGCCTGCTTAGTGATCAGGGGCCAGGGGTTATTGATGTTGAAAGGTAAAGATACTAGATGATATGCAAGTAGCAACAAGAACCAGATAATGGAGGGTCTATCATGAATGGGTTTGTAAATGCTAACTATTCACATCCTTCCCTCTCTAGATTCTGAAGTGATACAGTAATAGGTACAGAATTCAGAAAAGGTTCAAAATATCATCTTTACTGTTGATGAAGCTACATTAGACTGCCACTGGGATCTAAGGCTCTATGCTTTTACCTCCATTCTTCAGGAGCCAGATGTGCACAACTGAGTTTGCCCTTGGAAAAGAAAAGACTTTGTGTGGCTTGAAGGCAGACAAACCCATTAGCAAACAGAGGCTTCAtgattcagaaatatattttccccATTCCATGTGGAAAATTGagtgaaagaagaagagaaaagaaaaagaaaacttccccCCCCCCCCAATATAGTATTTTATGAACAGGCGTGAGAacatgaaggaaggaaaaggaagcttTTTAGCCAGGAAGGACACTATCTCACAGGACACAAGAAGCCACCGAAGGGTGTTACACATTTAAGGTGTGTATTTTGGCTGTAGCACTGAGGAGGAATTGGGATGGAGAAGACCAGTAATCGGTCATTAAGACCCATTAAGAGACCACTGCATCAGAGAGAGCAGAGGAGGACTTCAATAGGAGGTAGAAGAACTTACCTGAAACCTACTATGTTTGGAGGATAAAAGTTACTTAACGTGAGCAAGGAGGCTGTATTGGCTGGCAGCTTCTAAAAAGTGGTAAAGGTCTGAAATAATCACTAAAAGGAAAGCGAGTCTGAAAAAAGATAAGTAAACTATCTGTTTTCAGCACTGGGTAGAAAAACTTGCATTTGTAAGCAGCATCCACGTGCCC of the Symphalangus syndactylus isolate Jambi chromosome 12, NHGRI_mSymSyn1-v2.1_pri, whole genome shotgun sequence genome contains:
- the CD5L gene encoding CD5 antigen-like — translated: MALLFSLILAICTRPGFLESPSGVRLVGGPHRCEGRVEVEQKGQWGTVCDDEWDIKDVAVVCWELGCGAAYGTPSGILYEPPAEKEQKVLIQSVNCTGTEDTLAQCEQEEVYDCSHDEDAGASCENPESSFSPVPEGIRLADGPGHCKGRVEVKHQNQWYIVCQTGWRLRAAKVVCRQLGCGRAVLTQKRCNKHGYGQKPIWLSQMSCSGREATLQDCPSGPWGKNTCNHDEDTWVECEDPFDLRLVGGDKLCSGRLEVLHKGVWGSVCDDNWGEKEDQVVCKQLGCGKSLSPSFKDRKSYGPGVGRIWLDNVRCSGEEQSLEQCQHRFWGFHDCTHQEDVAVICSV